One genomic window of Indioceanicola profundi includes the following:
- a CDS encoding DUF1467 family protein: MGWPTLIAIYFTIWWIVLFAVLPWGARPPEEVEPGMASSAPARPMLVKKFIWTTVLTTIIVVGGRWLFTSGLIDWAELMRIE, encoded by the coding sequence ATGGGTTGGCCGACGCTGATTGCGATCTACTTCACGATCTGGTGGATCGTGCTGTTCGCCGTGCTCCCCTGGGGCGCCCGCCCGCCGGAGGAGGTGGAGCCGGGAATGGCGAGCAGCGCCCCGGCGCGGCCCATGCTGGTGAAGAAATTCATCTGGACGACGGTGCTGACCACGATCATCGTCGTGGGCGGCCGCTGGCTTTTCACCAGCGGCCTGATCGACTGGGCGGAGCTGATGCGCATCGAATAG
- a CDS encoding type II toxin-antitoxin system RelE/ParE family toxin, which translates to MRVVFSAEAKADIASAKAWYDDQGEGLGSELLEDLRSLAQRLSMHPLAFPMAEKGARRASLRRFPYVLYFYVSERSVRVVACFHTSRDPAHRQQRF; encoded by the coding sequence ATGCGCGTGGTCTTCTCCGCCGAAGCAAAGGCGGACATCGCATCAGCCAAGGCGTGGTACGACGACCAAGGCGAGGGGCTGGGAAGTGAGCTGCTGGAGGATTTGAGATCGCTCGCCCAGCGCCTGTCGATGCATCCGTTGGCATTTCCGATGGCTGAGAAGGGCGCCCGGCGCGCCTCACTCCGGCGCTTTCCCTATGTTCTCTACTTCTACGTCTCCGAACGGAGCGTGCGCGTGGTCGCCTGCTTCCACACCAGCCGTGATCCCGCCCACCGGCAGCAACGGTTCTGA
- a CDS encoding DNA-3-methyladenine glycosylase I, producing MTLSYCDVAPGHEWHGSYHDAEYGLPLTGEAELFARLVLEINQAGLSWLTILKKRDGFRRAYDGFEVDRVAAYGPEDVARLMADPGIIRNRLKIEAAIHNAGVIRRLRESHGGFHPWLLAHHPRTKAEWVKLFKKTFRFTGGEIVGEFLMSISFLPGAHQPGCPAYIRLTRVGVPWMQARDTGFSDFAAF from the coding sequence GTGACACTGAGCTATTGCGACGTTGCCCCCGGCCATGAATGGCACGGCTCCTATCACGATGCCGAATACGGCCTGCCCCTGACCGGGGAGGCGGAGCTGTTCGCGCGGCTGGTGCTGGAGATCAACCAGGCCGGCCTGTCCTGGCTGACCATCCTGAAGAAGCGCGACGGCTTCCGCCGGGCCTATGACGGGTTCGAGGTCGACCGGGTCGCTGCCTACGGGCCGGAGGATGTGGCACGGCTGATGGCCGACCCCGGCATCATCCGGAACCGGCTGAAGATCGAAGCGGCGATCCACAATGCAGGCGTGATTCGGCGGCTGCGGGAAAGCCATGGCGGCTTCCATCCCTGGCTGCTGGCCCACCATCCGCGCACGAAGGCGGAGTGGGTAAAGCTATTCAAGAAGACCTTCCGCTTCACCGGAGGGGAGATCGTGGGCGAATTCCTGATGAGCATCAGCTTCCTGCCGGGTGCCCACCAGCCGGGCTGCCCGGCTTATATCCGCCTGACTCGGGTCGGCGTCCCCTGGATGCAGGCCCGTGACACCGGTTTCTCCGATTTTGCTGCCTTCTGA
- a CDS encoding DUF2798 domain-containing protein: MSEQKGLIPARYAPVLFGFLLSGLMSLIVSGIATLRATGLPPNFPAIWFQAWLPSWGVAFPTVLVVAPLVRRVVARLTLPPPAA; this comes from the coding sequence ATGTCGGAACAGAAGGGGCTGATACCGGCGCGCTATGCGCCGGTCCTGTTCGGGTTCCTGCTGTCGGGGCTTATGTCCCTGATCGTGTCGGGCATCGCGACACTCCGCGCCACCGGGCTGCCGCCGAACTTCCCGGCGATCTGGTTCCAGGCGTGGCTTCCATCCTGGGGCGTCGCCTTTCCCACCGTGCTGGTCGTGGCCCCGCTGGTCCGTCGCGTCGTCGCCCGCCTGACCCTCCCGCCGCCCGCCGCCTGA
- the proS gene encoding proline--tRNA ligase, protein MRMSAFFLPTLKENPAEAQVVSHRLMLRAGMIRQTSAGIYAWLPLGWKVLQKVSQIVREEQDRAGAQEMLMPTIQSADLWKQSGRYEAYGKEMLRITDRHEREMLYGPTNEEMITDIFKTFVKSYKDLPKNLYHIQWKFRDEIRPRFGLMRGREFLMKDNYSFDLDRAGAELSYRRMFLAYLRTFARMGIKAIPMRADTGPIGGDLSHEFIILAETGESQVFCDRQWLEMDVLADDPGYGSDLKDFFEKYTNIYAATEEMHDPATAPAELETARGIEVGHIFYFGTKYSAPMGAVVAGPDGQPVTVEMGSYGIGVSRVVAAIIEASHDENGIVWPDPIAPFKVALINLKADDAECARVCDELYGRLQAQGVDVLYDDRNERPGAKFADMDLIGIPWQLTIGPRGLKNGVVEVKRRATGEKLELPVEEALAKVTG, encoded by the coding sequence ATGCGCATGTCCGCCTTCTTCCTGCCCACGCTGAAAGAGAACCCCGCCGAGGCGCAGGTGGTCAGCCATCGGCTGATGCTGCGCGCGGGCATGATCCGGCAGACCTCCGCCGGCATCTATGCGTGGCTGCCGCTGGGCTGGAAGGTGTTGCAGAAGGTCAGCCAGATCGTGCGGGAGGAGCAGGACCGGGCAGGGGCCCAGGAAATGCTGATGCCCACCATCCAGTCCGCCGACCTGTGGAAGCAGTCCGGCCGGTACGAGGCCTATGGCAAGGAGATGCTGCGCATCACCGACCGGCATGAGCGGGAGATGCTGTACGGCCCCACGAACGAGGAGATGATCACCGACATCTTCAAGACGTTCGTGAAGAGCTACAAGGACCTGCCGAAGAATCTCTACCATATCCAGTGGAAGTTCCGGGATGAGATCCGGCCGCGCTTCGGCCTGATGCGGGGCCGCGAGTTCCTGATGAAGGACAACTACTCCTTCGACCTGGATCGGGCCGGGGCGGAGCTGTCCTACCGCCGGATGTTCCTGGCCTATCTGCGCACCTTCGCCCGCATGGGCATCAAAGCGATCCCGATGCGCGCCGACACCGGCCCCATCGGCGGCGACCTCTCCCACGAATTCATCATCCTGGCGGAGACGGGCGAGAGCCAGGTCTTCTGCGACAGGCAGTGGCTGGAGATGGACGTGCTGGCCGACGATCCCGGCTATGGCAGCGACCTGAAGGACTTCTTCGAGAAGTACACCAACATCTATGCCGCGACGGAGGAGATGCACGATCCCGCCACGGCCCCGGCGGAGCTGGAGACGGCGCGCGGGATCGAGGTCGGGCACATCTTCTATTTCGGCACCAAATACTCCGCCCCCATGGGCGCCGTGGTCGCCGGCCCCGACGGGCAGCCGGTGACGGTGGAGATGGGCAGCTACGGCATCGGCGTCAGCCGCGTGGTCGCCGCCATCATCGAGGCCAGCCATGACGAGAATGGCATCGTCTGGCCGGACCCGATCGCGCCCTTCAAGGTGGCCCTGATCAATCTCAAGGCCGACGACGCCGAATGCGCCCGCGTCTGCGATGAGCTCTATGGCAGGCTCCAGGCCCAGGGCGTCGACGTGCTCTATGACGACCGCAACGAACGGCCGGGCGCCAAGTTCGCCGACATGGACCTGATCGGCATTCCCTGGCAGCTCACCATCGGCCCGCGCGGGCTGAAGAACGGCGTCGTCGAGGTGAAGCGCCGCGCCACCGGGGAGAAGCTGGAGCTGCCGGTGGAAGAGGCGCTGGCGAAGGTCACGGGCTGA
- a CDS encoding ribonuclease J, which produces MSHDLIIDDEEFEHESLYFLPLGGAGEIGMNLNLYGYRGKWLMVDLGITFGDDSTPGIDVILPDPEFIADRAEDLAGLVLTHAHEDHLGAVPYLWPELGCPVYCTPFTATVLRTKLQERGMAGDVQIIEIPMSGKFQVGPFDLEFITVTHSIPEPNALVIRTPTGTVLHTGDWKLDPDPVIGATADEAALKALGDAGVTAMICDSTNALVPGHSGSEAEVLEGLTELFGQYDCRIAVGCFATNVARLHSIAKAAEANGRSVALVGRSLWRIDAAARANGYLTDLPAFVTEHDAGYLPKDKVVLICTGSQGEPRAALSRIANGDHPEVVLERGDVVVFSAREIPGNEKSIARIQNGLLKRGVKIITADDAFVHVSGHPYRDELVSMYQWVRPSVAIPVHGEQRHLEAHAELARDCQVPETIIPEDGAVIRIAPGQAEIVGYVPTGRLCIDGKRIVPLGGTAMRSRQRMMSNGAAVVTLVATRAGELVADPQVAVMGLLEGEEDQADRLELIRLIRNAVEGLPRPSRHDDQAIREAARLAVRRAFNSWQGRKPLTEVHLIRV; this is translated from the coding sequence ATGAGCCACGATCTCATAATCGACGACGAGGAATTCGAACACGAATCCCTGTACTTCCTGCCGCTCGGCGGGGCCGGGGAGATCGGGATGAACCTGAACCTCTACGGCTATCGCGGCAAATGGCTGATGGTGGATCTGGGCATCACCTTCGGCGACGACAGCACCCCCGGAATCGATGTCATCCTGCCCGATCCCGAGTTCATCGCCGATCGGGCGGAGGATCTGGCCGGGCTTGTCCTGACCCATGCGCATGAGGACCATCTCGGCGCGGTGCCCTATCTCTGGCCCGAGCTCGGTTGCCCCGTCTACTGCACGCCCTTCACCGCCACCGTGCTGCGCACGAAGCTGCAGGAGCGTGGCATGGCGGGCGATGTGCAGATCATCGAGATCCCGATGTCCGGCAAGTTCCAGGTCGGCCCCTTCGACCTGGAGTTCATCACTGTCACCCATTCCATCCCGGAACCCAATGCCCTGGTGATCCGCACGCCGACCGGCACCGTTCTCCACACCGGCGACTGGAAGCTCGATCCCGATCCCGTGATCGGCGCTACGGCGGACGAGGCGGCGCTGAAGGCGCTCGGCGATGCCGGGGTCACGGCGATGATCTGCGACAGCACCAACGCCCTGGTGCCCGGTCACTCCGGGTCTGAGGCGGAGGTTCTGGAGGGCCTGACCGAACTGTTCGGGCAGTATGACTGCCGGATCGCCGTTGGATGCTTTGCCACCAATGTCGCCCGCCTGCACTCCATCGCCAAGGCCGCCGAAGCGAACGGGCGCAGCGTGGCCCTGGTCGGCCGCTCGCTCTGGCGCATCGATGCGGCAGCACGGGCCAACGGCTATCTCACCGATCTCCCGGCCTTCGTTACCGAGCATGACGCCGGCTATCTGCCCAAGGACAAGGTTGTCCTCATCTGCACGGGCAGCCAGGGGGAACCGCGGGCGGCGCTGTCCCGCATCGCCAATGGCGACCACCCCGAGGTGGTGCTGGAGCGGGGCGACGTGGTCGTCTTCTCCGCCCGCGAGATTCCGGGGAACGAGAAGTCCATCGCGCGTATCCAGAACGGCCTGTTGAAGCGCGGCGTGAAGATCATCACCGCCGACGATGCCTTCGTCCACGTCTCCGGCCACCCCTACCGGGATGAGTTGGTGAGCATGTACCAGTGGGTGCGGCCGTCTGTGGCGATCCCAGTGCATGGGGAGCAGCGGCATCTGGAAGCCCACGCGGAACTGGCCCGCGACTGCCAGGTGCCGGAGACGATCATTCCGGAGGATGGGGCCGTGATCCGCATCGCACCCGGGCAGGCGGAGATCGTGGGCTACGTGCCCACCGGCCGGCTCTGCATCGATGGCAAGCGCATCGTTCCCCTGGGCGGCACGGCCATGCGGTCGCGGCAGAGGATGATGAGCAACGGCGCCGCTGTCGTGACCCTGGTGGCCACGCGCGCGGGCGAGCTGGTCGCCGATCCCCAGGTGGCCGTGATGGGCCTGCTGGAAGGGGAGGAGGATCAGGCGGACCGGCTGGAGCTGATCCGCCTGATCCGCAACGCCGTGGAAGGGCTTCCGCGCCCCTCCCGCCATGATGATCAGGCCATCCGGGAGGCCGCCCGCCTGGCGGTTCGCAGGGCCTTCAATTCCTGGCAGGGGCGCAAGCCGCTGACCGAAGTGCATCTGATCCGGGTATAA
- a CDS encoding type III pantothenate kinase, translating to MLLAIDAGNTNVVFAVYDGDEKRGQWRISTDGRRTSDEYAVWLVALMEMKGLRPADIHAAILSSVVPSQTHTLIKLCEEHFGATPMRIGDPQVKLGLEVKLENPKEAGADRLVNAVSAVALYPPPLVVIDIGTGTTFDVVDADGNFAGGVIAPGPVLSLDALHRVAAQLPKVDIAKPGAAIGRSTVGAMQSGMFWGYTGMIEGILKRIRAELSPTGTPKVTVIGTGGLVRLFAEESDLVDHIDGDLTLRGLLVIHKRNAGRTD from the coding sequence ATGCTGCTCGCCATCGACGCCGGCAACACGAACGTGGTCTTCGCCGTCTATGACGGGGACGAGAAGCGCGGACAATGGCGCATCTCGACGGACGGTCGGCGAACCTCCGACGAATACGCGGTCTGGCTCGTCGCCCTGATGGAAATGAAGGGGCTGCGGCCGGCGGACATCCATGCCGCCATCCTGTCCAGCGTGGTGCCGTCGCAGACTCATACCCTGATCAAGCTGTGCGAGGAACATTTCGGCGCAACACCGATGCGGATAGGCGACCCGCAGGTGAAGCTCGGCCTCGAGGTCAAGCTGGAGAACCCGAAGGAAGCCGGGGCTGACCGCCTGGTCAACGCCGTGTCCGCTGTCGCGCTCTACCCGCCGCCGCTGGTGGTGATCGACATCGGCACCGGTACGACGTTCGACGTCGTGGATGCCGATGGCAACTTCGCCGGCGGAGTGATCGCGCCGGGGCCGGTACTGTCGCTGGACGCGCTGCATCGGGTTGCCGCCCAGTTGCCGAAGGTGGACATCGCCAAGCCGGGCGCAGCCATCGGGCGTAGCACCGTGGGGGCCATGCAGTCCGGCATGTTCTGGGGCTATACCGGAATGATCGAAGGCATCCTGAAGCGGATCAGGGCGGAACTGTCGCCCACCGGAACGCCGAAGGTGACGGTAATCGGGACGGGTGGGCTGGTGCGCCTGTTCGCAGAAGAGTCGGATCTGGTCGACCACATCGACGGGGACCTCACGCTGCGGGGCCTTCTGGTGATCCACAAACGCAACGCAGGCCGGACGGATTGA
- a CDS encoding NCS2 family permease codes for MLESYFKLREHGTNVRTEVLAGLTTFLTMAYIIFVNPQILATTGMDAGAVFVATCVAAAVGTGIMALVANYPIALAPGMGLNAYFAFTVVGQMGYSWQVALGAVFLSGVVFLALTVLPVREWVINAIPHSLKMAISAGIGLFLGIIALQNAGIVVDHPVTLVTLGDLANPAAMLAGFGFVLLVALVAWRVTGAVIIAILVTAVIGMMLGVSPFGGRIFSLPPSPAPTLLAMDIGGALQAGLVTIVFTFLFIDLFDTAGTLIGVSHRAGLLTPEGKLPRLKRALLADSSATMVGAALGTSTVTSYIESAAGTNVGGRTGLTALTVAVLFLACLFLAPLAGDIPAYATAPALLYVACLMARGLTEVDWDDITEYVPAVVAAVTMPLTYSIANGIAFGFIAYAAIKLLSGRFREVGPAVLVLAGLFIVKFAIL; via the coding sequence GTGCTCGAATCATACTTCAAACTCCGTGAACACGGCACCAACGTGCGCACGGAGGTCCTGGCCGGCCTGACCACCTTCCTGACGATGGCCTATATCATCTTCGTCAATCCGCAGATCCTGGCGACGACGGGGATGGATGCGGGGGCGGTGTTCGTGGCCACCTGCGTGGCGGCGGCGGTGGGCACGGGGATCATGGCGCTGGTCGCCAACTACCCCATCGCCCTTGCCCCCGGCATGGGGCTGAACGCCTACTTCGCCTTCACGGTTGTCGGGCAGATGGGCTATTCGTGGCAGGTGGCGCTGGGGGCGGTGTTCCTGTCCGGCGTGGTCTTCCTGGCCCTGACCGTGCTGCCCGTTCGGGAGTGGGTGATCAACGCCATCCCCCACAGCCTGAAAATGGCGATCAGCGCCGGCATCGGGCTGTTCCTGGGCATCATCGCCCTCCAGAACGCGGGCATCGTGGTGGATCATCCGGTCACGCTGGTGACGCTGGGCGATCTGGCGAACCCGGCGGCGATGCTGGCCGGCTTCGGCTTCGTGCTGCTGGTGGCGCTGGTCGCGTGGCGGGTTACGGGGGCCGTGATCATCGCCATCCTGGTGACGGCCGTGATCGGCATGATGCTGGGGGTGAGCCCGTTCGGCGGGCGCATCTTCTCCCTGCCGCCCAGCCCGGCACCTACGCTGCTGGCGATGGATATCGGCGGCGCGCTACAGGCCGGGCTGGTGACCATCGTCTTCACCTTCCTGTTCATCGATCTGTTCGATACGGCGGGCACGCTGATCGGCGTGTCCCACCGGGCCGGGCTGCTGACGCCGGAGGGCAAGCTGCCAAGGCTGAAGCGCGCCCTGCTGGCCGACAGCTCGGCGACCATGGTGGGGGCGGCGCTGGGCACCTCCACCGTCACCAGCTACATCGAGTCGGCGGCCGGCACCAATGTGGGCGGGCGCACCGGGCTGACGGCGCTGACCGTGGCGGTGCTGTTCCTGGCCTGCCTGTTCCTGGCGCCTCTGGCCGGCGACATCCCGGCCTATGCCACGGCGCCCGCCCTGCTTTATGTCGCCTGCCTGATGGCGCGCGGCCTGACGGAGGTGGATTGGGACGACATCACGGAATATGTGCCGGCGGTGGTCGCTGCGGTGACCATGCCGCTCACCTACTCCATCGCCAACGGCATCGCCTTCGGCTTCATCGCCTATGCGGCGATCAAGCTGCTGAGCGGCAGGTTCCGGGAGGTCGGGCCGGCCGTGCTGGTGCTGGCGGGCCTGTTCATCGTGAAGTTCGCGATCCTTTGA
- a CDS encoding MFS transporter: MPKRWTAGLSGYPRGVWVLLGGVLLLRIGYMVAPFLTLFLTEARGLTPDRAGLIVSGYGAGAVLGSVVGGLVADRLGRRPAMLISLLGAGCLFPLGPFVEAPWLLAVGLFFTGLFADIYKPAAMAAMADMVPEDRRVKVFALNYWVANIGSAIVPVLGGALAMLGYGALFFANGAVILAYAVILVLLFREPERHVAGGGPGLTRPNAWRVLRDPVVWTVSGGSILTAILFFQSYSMLPLAMRADGLSNTDYGIAIALNGLTVVALSLPIAQWVAKVEPRLALATGALLFGGGMALTGAVETLPLYCATVVLWTFGEMIISPVAPALLARAAPPGRRALYQGTLSASWGWSSLLGPAAGGALYAADPNLLWLACGGLGILAAVIFACAPTRRAAAIAVAE, encoded by the coding sequence ATGCCGAAGCGGTGGACCGCCGGCCTGTCCGGCTATCCGCGCGGGGTCTGGGTGCTGCTGGGCGGCGTGCTGCTGCTCCGCATCGGCTACATGGTCGCCCCGTTCCTCACCCTGTTCCTGACGGAGGCGCGGGGACTGACGCCCGACCGGGCCGGGCTGATCGTGTCCGGCTACGGGGCCGGGGCGGTGCTGGGCAGCGTTGTGGGCGGGTTGGTGGCCGACCGGCTGGGCCGGCGGCCGGCCATGCTGATCTCCCTGCTCGGCGCCGGCTGCCTGTTCCCGCTGGGACCGTTCGTGGAGGCGCCCTGGCTCCTGGCCGTCGGGCTGTTCTTCACCGGCCTGTTCGCCGACATCTACAAGCCGGCCGCCATGGCGGCGATGGCCGACATGGTGCCGGAGGACAGGCGGGTGAAGGTGTTCGCCCTGAACTACTGGGTCGCCAACATCGGCTCCGCCATCGTGCCGGTGCTGGGCGGGGCGCTGGCCATGCTGGGCTACGGCGCGCTGTTCTTCGCCAATGGTGCCGTCATCCTGGCCTATGCCGTGATCCTGGTGCTGCTGTTCCGCGAGCCGGAGCGGCATGTCGCCGGCGGCGGGCCGGGGCTGACCCGGCCCAACGCCTGGCGGGTGCTGCGCGACCCGGTGGTGTGGACGGTGTCCGGCGGCTCGATCCTGACCGCCATCCTGTTCTTCCAGTCCTACTCCATGCTGCCGCTGGCCATGCGGGCGGACGGGCTGTCCAACACCGATTACGGCATCGCCATCGCCCTGAACGGTCTGACCGTCGTGGCCCTGTCCCTGCCCATCGCGCAGTGGGTCGCGAAGGTCGAGCCGCGGCTGGCCCTGGCAACAGGCGCGCTGCTGTTCGGCGGCGGCATGGCCCTGACCGGGGCCGTGGAAACCCTGCCGCTCTACTGCGCCACCGTGGTGCTCTGGACCTTCGGGGAGATGATCATATCGCCAGTCGCGCCGGCCCTCCTGGCCAGGGCGGCCCCGCCGGGACGGCGCGCCCTGTACCAGGGCACGCTGAGCGCCAGTTGGGGCTGGTCGTCCCTGCTGGGCCCTGCCGCCGGCGGCGCACTCTATGCCGCCGATCCCAACCTGCTGTGGCTGGCCTGTGGTGGTCTGGGCATCCTCGCGGCGGTGATCTTCGCCTGCGCGCCGACGCGACGGGCGGCGGCTATCGCCGTGGCGGAGTAG
- the mce gene encoding methylmalonyl-CoA epimerase, whose translation MIGRLNHVAIVVPDLAAATATYRDTLGAKVSEALDLPAHGVTTVFVELPNTKIELLHPLGEGSPIARFLASNPSGGMHHVCYEVEDILAARDRLKADGMRVLGDGEPKIGAHDRPVLFLHPKDFMGTLVELEQV comes from the coding sequence ATGATCGGGCGGCTCAATCATGTGGCTATCGTGGTGCCGGACCTGGCCGCCGCCACGGCGACCTACCGCGATACGCTGGGGGCGAAGGTGAGCGAGGCTTTGGACCTTCCGGCCCATGGCGTGACCACCGTTTTCGTGGAACTCCCCAACACGAAGATCGAGCTGCTGCACCCGCTGGGAGAGGGCAGCCCGATCGCCAGGTTCCTGGCCTCCAACCCGTCCGGCGGCATGCACCATGTGTGCTATGAGGTGGAGGATATCCTGGCCGCCCGCGACCGGCTGAAGGCCGACGGGATGCGCGTGCTGGGCGATGGGGAGCCGAAGATCGGCGCCCATGACAGGCCGGTGCTGTTCCTGCACCCCAAGGACTTCATGGGCACGCTGGTCGAGTTGGAGCAGGTGTGA
- the ade gene encoding adenine deaminase — MSLWQYVPDTVIVERIGTMERAAAKAVLKRRIDQALGRGKADLVVKNARMLNVATGELVETDIAICGDTIVGTYDRYDGVVEIDARGRFAVPGFIDTHVHCESTCVVPGEFDRCVLPRGTTTAICDPHEICNVLGDEGLRYFLDSSLHMAMDLRVQLSSCVPATHLETAGARLLADDLVRHRDHPKVIGLAEFMNFPGVLLQDDETLEKLAAFHGAHIDGHCPLVTGKDLNAYLSCGIRNCHESTSVAEAREKLSKGMQVLIRDGSVSKDVDELAPLVDMTTSPFLAFCTDDRNPLDIAEEGHLDHLIRRAITGGADQVAVYRAATWSAARGFGLTDRGLIAPGYRADIVLLDDLVECAVSQVIAAGRVVTPDIFAGRTQPPPVGLDSIKRAKVSASDFAAPGQGPTTPVIGVLPGKILTEAQTGAVPYRNGLRHADPENDILKICVVERHGKTRNIGKGFVRGFGFKSGALASSVGHDSHNICVVGAADEDMAVAVNRLIELGGGFVAVVGGNVVGEIALPVAGLMSLDPFEAVEHKLEALRRSVRQMGCPLAEPFLQLAFLPLPVIPHLKITDMGLVDVDRFELVAA; from the coding sequence ATGAGCTTGTGGCAGTATGTGCCCGACACGGTGATCGTTGAGAGGATTGGTACGATGGAGCGGGCGGCGGCGAAGGCGGTTCTGAAGCGGCGGATCGATCAGGCGCTTGGGCGCGGCAAGGCCGATCTGGTCGTGAAGAACGCCCGCATGCTGAACGTCGCCACCGGGGAGCTGGTGGAGACCGACATCGCCATCTGCGGCGACACCATCGTCGGCACCTATGACCGCTATGACGGGGTGGTGGAGATCGATGCCAGGGGCCGCTTCGCCGTGCCCGGCTTCATCGACACCCATGTGCATTGTGAAAGCACCTGCGTGGTACCGGGGGAGTTCGACCGCTGCGTCCTGCCCCGCGGCACCACCACGGCCATCTGCGACCCGCATGAGATCTGCAACGTGCTGGGCGATGAGGGGCTGCGCTACTTCCTGGACAGCTCCCTCCATATGGCGATGGACCTGCGGGTCCAGCTCTCAAGCTGCGTGCCGGCTACACATCTGGAAACGGCGGGGGCGCGGCTTCTGGCGGACGATCTGGTCCGGCATCGGGACCATCCCAAGGTGATCGGCCTTGCCGAATTCATGAACTTCCCCGGCGTGCTGCTCCAGGATGATGAGACGCTGGAGAAGCTGGCGGCCTTCCACGGCGCGCATATCGACGGGCACTGCCCGCTGGTCACCGGCAAGGACCTGAACGCCTATCTCTCCTGCGGCATCCGCAACTGCCATGAAAGCACCAGCGTGGCGGAAGCGCGGGAGAAGCTGTCCAAGGGCATGCAGGTCCTGATTCGCGACGGCAGCGTGTCCAAGGATGTGGATGAGCTGGCGCCCTTGGTGGACATGACCACCAGCCCCTTCCTGGCCTTCTGCACCGACGACCGCAACCCGCTGGACATCGCGGAGGAAGGGCATCTGGACCATCTGATCCGCCGCGCCATCACGGGCGGGGCCGATCAGGTCGCCGTCTACCGCGCCGCCACCTGGTCCGCCGCCCGCGGCTTCGGCCTGACCGACCGCGGCCTGATCGCGCCGGGCTACCGGGCGGACATCGTGCTGCTGGACGATCTCGTGGAATGCGCCGTGTCCCAGGTGATCGCCGCCGGCCGGGTGGTCACCCCCGACATCTTCGCCGGCCGCACCCAGCCGCCGCCGGTCGGCCTGGACAGCATCAAGCGGGCCAAGGTCTCGGCCTCCGACTTCGCCGCACCGGGGCAGGGGCCGACCACGCCGGTGATCGGCGTACTCCCCGGCAAGATCCTGACGGAGGCGCAGACCGGCGCCGTCCCCTACCGCAACGGCCTCCGCCACGCAGATCCGGAGAACGACATCCTGAAGATCTGCGTGGTGGAGCGGCACGGCAAGACCCGCAACATCGGCAAGGGCTTCGTCCGCGGCTTCGGCTTCAAGTCCGGCGCGCTCGCCAGCTCCGTGGGCCATGACAGCCACAATATCTGCGTGGTGGGGGCGGCGGATGAGGACATGGCCGTGGCCGTGAACCGCCTGATCGAACTCGGCGGCGGCTTTGTGGCCGTGGTCGGCGGCAATGTCGTCGGTGAAATCGCCCTGCCGGTGGCCGGCCTGATGAGCCTCGACCCGTTCGAGGCCGTGGAACACAAGCTGGAAGCCTTACGCCGATCCGTCCGCCAGATGGGCTGCCCCCTGGCCGAACCCTTCCTTCAACTCGCCTTCCTCCCCCTGCCGGTGATCCCGCATCTGAAGATCACCGACATGGGGCTGGTGGATGTGGACAGGTTCGAGTTGGTGGCCGCCTGA
- a CDS encoding addiction module protein produces the protein MPVLDFSHLTPQQRLQLIGELWESLEKDRLSLTDAQAAELEHRMELAESGQTDWFTWDELEADLERRTR, from the coding sequence ATGCCCGTTCTCGACTTCTCTCACCTGACGCCGCAGCAACGCCTCCAACTCATCGGTGAGCTTTGGGAAAGCCTTGAGAAGGACCGCCTGTCTCTGACCGATGCGCAAGCCGCAGAGCTTGAGCATCGCATGGAGCTGGCCGAATCCGGGCAGACGGACTGGTTCACATGGGACGAGTTGGAAGCCGATCTGGAACGTCGGACCCGCTGA